A window from Streptomyces sp. NBC_00335 encodes these proteins:
- a CDS encoding DUF4193 domain-containing protein: MATDYDTPRKTDDDVDNDSIEELKARRNEKSSSNVDLDEIDNAEGLDLPGADLSNEELAVRVLPKQADEFTCTSCFLVHHRSQLAREKNGQPICRECD, from the coding sequence ATGGCAACGGACTACGACACCCCGCGCAAGACCGACGACGACGTAGACAACGACAGCATCGAAGAGCTGAAGGCTCGTCGCAACGAGAAGTCGTCCTCGAACGTCGACCTGGACGAAATCGACAACGCCGAGGGCCTGGACCTGCCCGGCGCAGACCTCTCCAACGAGGAACTGGCCGTACGGGTCCTGCCGAAGCAGGCCGACGAGTTCACCTGCACGAGCTGCTTCCTGGTGCACCACCGCAGCCAGCTGGCCCGCGAGAAGAACGGTCAGCCCATCTGCCGCGAATGCGACTGA
- a CDS encoding response regulator transcription factor, whose amino-acid sequence MRVLVVEDEQLLADAVATGLRREAMAVDVVYDGAAALERVGVNDYDVVVLDRDLPLVHGDDVCRKIVELGMPTRVLMLTASGDVSDRVEGLEIGADDYLPKPFAFTELTARVRALGRRTTVALPPVLERAGIKLDPNRREVFREGKEVQLAPKEFAVLEVLMRSEGTVVSAEQLLEKAWDENTDPFTNVVRVTVMTLRRKLGEPPVIVTVPGSGYRI is encoded by the coding sequence GTGCGCGTACTCGTCGTCGAGGACGAGCAGCTGCTCGCCGATGCGGTGGCCACCGGACTGCGCCGGGAGGCCATGGCCGTGGACGTCGTGTACGACGGCGCCGCGGCCCTGGAGCGCGTCGGAGTGAACGACTACGACGTGGTCGTGCTCGACCGGGACCTCCCGCTCGTGCACGGCGACGACGTGTGCCGGAAGATCGTCGAGCTCGGCATGCCCACCCGCGTGCTGATGCTGACGGCCTCCGGCGACGTGAGCGACCGGGTCGAGGGCCTGGAGATCGGGGCGGACGACTACCTGCCCAAGCCCTTCGCGTTCACCGAGCTGACCGCCCGGGTACGGGCCCTCGGCCGCCGCACCACGGTCGCGCTGCCCCCCGTCCTGGAGCGCGCCGGCATCAAGCTCGACCCGAACCGGCGCGAGGTGTTCCGCGAGGGCAAGGAGGTGCAGCTGGCGCCGAAGGAGTTCGCGGTGCTGGAGGTCCTCATGCGCAGCGAAGGCACGGTCGTGTCCGCCGAGCAGCTCCTGGAGAAGGCGTGGGACGAGAACACGGATCCCTTCACCAACGTGGTGCGCGTGACGGTGATGACGCTGCGCCGAAAGCTGGGGGAGCCGCCGGTCATCGTGACCGTCCCCGGTTCCGGCTACCGGATCTGA
- a CDS encoding sensor histidine kinase, producing MAATPAPPAAPPKPTWDPGQPEGPFPWLRPTIRIRLTLLYGGMFLIAGILLLSIIYLLAAQALRQGNALPFTIVGGGPIQVTSSCPGVSGTGQMPDQFNAAINTCILEQRRHALDDLLSRSLMALMGLSIIAFAFGYAMAGRVLSPLGKITRTARRVVGSDLTRRIELDGPDDELKELADTFDEMLDRLERAFTAQQRFVANASHELRTPLAINRTLLEVHLSDPGAPVELQQLGKTLLATNERSEQLVEGLLLLARSDNQIIERKPVDLAEVASRALDQARGEAQAKGVEIRGERALAVVQGNGVLLERIALNLVQNAVRYNVPEGGWVEVTTEAVHGQAVLLVSNTGPVVPAYEVDNLFEPFRRLRTERTGSDKGVGLGLSIARSVARAHGGRIQAVPREGGGLVMRVTLPL from the coding sequence GTGGCCGCGACCCCGGCGCCACCGGCGGCGCCACCGAAACCGACCTGGGACCCCGGCCAGCCCGAGGGTCCTTTCCCTTGGCTGCGGCCGACCATCCGGATACGTCTCACGCTGCTGTACGGCGGGATGTTCCTGATCGCCGGCATCCTGCTGCTGTCGATCATCTACCTGCTGGCGGCCCAGGCGCTGCGGCAGGGCAACGCGCTGCCGTTCACGATCGTGGGCGGCGGCCCGATCCAGGTCACGAGCAGCTGCCCCGGCGTGAGCGGCACGGGCCAGATGCCCGACCAGTTCAACGCCGCGATCAACACGTGCATCCTCGAACAGCGCCGGCACGCGCTGGACGACCTGCTGAGCCGCTCGCTGATGGCGCTGATGGGGCTGAGCATCATCGCCTTCGCCTTCGGCTACGCGATGGCCGGCCGGGTGCTCTCGCCGCTCGGCAAGATCACCCGTACCGCCCGCCGGGTGGTCGGCTCCGACCTCACCCGGCGGATCGAGCTGGACGGCCCGGACGACGAGCTCAAGGAGCTCGCCGACACCTTCGACGAGATGCTCGACCGGCTGGAGCGGGCCTTCACGGCCCAGCAGCGGTTCGTGGCCAACGCCTCGCACGAGCTGCGGACCCCGCTGGCCATCAACCGGACGCTGCTGGAGGTGCACCTCTCCGATCCCGGGGCCCCGGTGGAGCTCCAGCAGCTCGGCAAGACCCTGCTCGCGACCAACGAACGCAGCGAGCAGCTGGTCGAGGGGCTGCTGCTGCTCGCCCGCAGCGACAACCAGATCATCGAGCGCAAGCCCGTGGACCTGGCGGAGGTGGCCTCGCGCGCCCTCGACCAGGCGCGCGGGGAGGCGCAGGCCAAGGGCGTCGAGATCCGCGGGGAGCGCGCGCTGGCCGTGGTCCAGGGCAACGGCGTGCTGCTGGAGCGGATCGCGCTCAACCTGGTGCAGAACGCCGTCCGCTACAACGTGCCCGAGGGCGGCTGGGTGGAGGTCACCACCGAGGCCGTCCACGGGCAGGCGGTCCTGCTGGTATCGAACACGGGTCCCGTGGTTCCCGCGTACGAGGTGGACAACCTCTTCGAGCCCTTCAGACGGCTGCGTACGGAGCGCACGGGCAGTGACAAGGGTGTCGGGCTCGGCCTCTCGATCGCGCGCTCCGTGGCGCGCGCACACGGCGGGAGGATCCAGGCGGTCCCGCGCGAGGGCGGTGGCCTCGTGATGCGTGTCACTCTGCCCTTGTGA
- a CDS encoding DUF3093 domain-containing protein, protein MQLSPAHHDERLTAPRSWWAIAALTGLACALMLLPLGTLPMLAGLIGGTALMGLLVSSYGSQRVRVVGGALAAGEARIPVSALGDPEVLDAEEARAWRTYKADMRAFMLMRSYVPTAVRVEVTDPADPTPYVYVSTREPQALVAAIRAAQGRD, encoded by the coding sequence ATGCAGCTCTCCCCCGCGCACCACGACGAACGTCTGACAGCCCCCCGTTCATGGTGGGCCATCGCCGCCCTGACCGGCCTGGCCTGCGCGCTGATGCTGCTCCCGCTGGGCACGCTGCCGATGCTGGCCGGGCTGATCGGGGGCACCGCGCTGATGGGGCTGCTGGTGAGTTCGTACGGTTCCCAGCGCGTGCGCGTGGTGGGCGGAGCGCTGGCCGCCGGGGAGGCCCGGATCCCGGTGTCGGCGCTCGGCGACCCGGAGGTGCTGGACGCGGAGGAGGCCCGCGCCTGGCGCACGTACAAGGCCGACATGCGCGCCTTCATGCTGATGCGCAGCTACGTGCCGACGGCGGTGCGCGTCGAGGTCACCGACCCGGCCGACCCGACCCCGTACGTCTACGTCTCCACCCGCGAGCCGCAGGCCCTGGTGGCGGCCATCCGCGCGGCGCAGGGCAGGGACTGA